A genomic stretch from Patescibacteria group bacterium includes:
- the fusA gene encoding elongation factor G, translating to MSREYSLEKTRNIGIIAHIDAGKTTVSERILFYTGKKHKIGEVHEGAATMDWMEQEQERGITITSAATTCFWKDCRLNLIDTPGHVDFTAEVERSLRVLDGGVVVFDGVAGVEPQSETVWHQADKYQVPRLAFINKMDRTGADFYKDLDSIHNRLTKNAHPIQLPIGAEDKFEGIVDLFKMKAIRYTDDLGTKWEETDLEGELKEKAEKYRAQLVEAICENDEALMNKYLNGETVTNEELKPVLRKAVIENKIVPVVVGSALKNKGVQFVLDAVVDYLPSPLDIPPVEGHAIGNEDEKMIRKSDDSEPFAALAFKIAVDPFVGKLCFFRVYSGMLKSGSYVYNATNGERERIGRILRMHANHREEVEEVYSGEIAAAVGLKATFTGHTLCDENHPIVLESISFPEPVIHVAVEPKTKADQEKMGIALQKLAEEDPTFQVHTDEETLQTIIAGMGELHLDIIVDRMKREFKVECNVGSPQVAYRETIQKKAEAEGKYIRQSGGRGQYGHCWLRIEPQEPGKGFEFVDEIKGGVVPREYIPAIQKGVREALPRGIVAGYPIVDIKATVFDGSYHEVDSSEAAFKVAASLALQEACRKGGPVILEPLMKVEVVTPEDYMGEVVGDLNAKRGQIQEMRDRTGMKVIDAQVPLASMFGYATQLRSMTQGRASYSMEFDHYSPVPSNVAEEIISKRTGAKRA from the coding sequence ATGTCTAGAGAGTATAGTCTGGAAAAAACACGTAATATCGGAATCATCGCTCATATTGATGCGGGTAAAACCACAGTATCTGAGCGTATTTTATTTTATACTGGTAAAAAGCATAAAATCGGTGAAGTTCATGAAGGTGCTGCTACTATGGACTGGATGGAACAAGAGCAGGAGCGCGGTATAACTATTACTTCTGCCGCCACTACTTGTTTTTGGAAAGACTGTCGTCTCAATCTAATCGACACTCCAGGCCACGTAGATTTTACCGCTGAAGTAGAACGCAGTTTGCGCGTCCTTGACGGCGGTGTGGTTGTTTTTGATGGTGTTGCTGGTGTTGAACCGCAATCAGAAACCGTCTGGCACCAGGCCGATAAATATCAAGTACCGCGACTGGCTTTTATTAACAAAATGGATCGTACCGGCGCTGATTTTTATAAAGATTTGGATTCTATTCACAATCGTTTGACCAAAAACGCCCATCCGATTCAACTGCCTATTGGTGCTGAAGATAAGTTTGAAGGTATTGTCGATTTGTTTAAAATGAAAGCGATTCGTTATACCGATGATCTTGGTACCAAGTGGGAAGAAACTGATTTGGAGGGTGAGTTGAAGGAAAAAGCGGAAAAATACCGGGCGCAGTTAGTGGAGGCTATTTGTGAAAACGACGAAGCTTTAATGAATAAATATTTAAACGGCGAGACGGTAACCAACGAAGAACTAAAGCCGGTTTTGCGTAAGGCTGTTATCGAAAACAAGATCGTTCCCGTAGTTGTTGGTTCGGCTCTTAAAAATAAAGGTGTCCAGTTTGTACTTGATGCTGTTGTTGATTATTTACCGTCTCCGCTCGATATTCCTCCAGTTGAAGGTCATGCTATTGGTAATGAAGACGAAAAAATGATCCGTAAATCCGATGATAGCGAACCCTTCGCCGCTTTGGCTTTCAAAATCGCTGTCGATCCTTTTGTCGGTAAGCTTTGTTTTTTCCGTGTTTATTCAGGTATGCTCAAATCCGGTTCTTATGTTTATAATGCTACTAACGGTGAACGCGAAAGAATCGGCCGTATTTTACGTATGCACGCTAATCATCGCGAGGAAGTGGAGGAAGTATATTCCGGGGAAATCGCCGCCGCGGTGGGTCTCAAAGCTACTTTTACCGGGCACACTTTGTGCGATGAAAATCATCCTATAGTTTTAGAATCTATTAGTTTCCCTGAACCGGTTATTCACGTGGCAGTCGAACCAAAGACTAAGGCTGATCAGGAAAAAATGGGTATTGCTTTGCAAAAATTGGCTGAAGAAGATCCGACTTTTCAAGTTCACACCGACGAAGAAACTTTGCAGACTATTATCGCCGGTATGGGCGAGTTGCATCTTGATATTATTGTTGATCGCATGAAACGCGAGTTTAAAGTTGAATGTAATGTTGGTTCGCCGCAAGTGGCTTATCGTGAAACTATTCAGAAAAAAGCCGAAGCGGAAGGTAAATATATTCGTCAATCAGGTGGTCGTGGTCAATACGGTCACTGCTGGTTGCGTATTGAGCCGCAGGAACCAGGTAAGGGTTTTGAATTTGTCGACGAAATTAAAGGCGGAGTTGTTCCGCGCGAATATATTCCGGCGATTCAAAAGGGTGTCAGGGAGGCATTGCCACGCGGTATCGTAGCCGGTTACCCGATTGTGGATATTAAAGCAACCGTATTTGACGGTTCTTATCACGAAGTCGATTCATCTGAAGCTGCATTTAAAGTCGCTGCATCGTTGGCATTGCAAGAAGCTTGTCGTAAAGGCGGTCCGGTGATACTTGAACCTTTGATGAAAGTCGAAGTAGTAACGCCGGAAGACTATATGGGTGAAGTAGTCGGTGATTTAAACGCCAAACGCGGTCAAATTCAGGAAATGCGTGATCGTACCGGCATGAAAGTTATTGACGCTCAAGTACCGCTTGCCTCAATGTTTGGTTATGCTACTCAGCTTCGTTCAATGACTCAGGGTAGAGCTAGTTATAGTATGGAATTTGATCATTACTCTCCGGTTCCATCCAATGTTGCCGAGGAAATTATATCAAAAAGAACCGGTGCTAAGCGCGCTTAA
- the rpsG gene encoding 30S ribosomal protein S7 yields the protein MRGKQAPKRKIYPDSKYNNVVIAKFTNYIMERGKKTTAQNIIYKAFDIIAEKTKKNPIEVFDGAIKNVAPLLEIRSRRVGGANYQIPYPVRGDRRNVLAFRWLITAAKARKGMPMSKCLAAEFIDAYNKEGAAIKKREDAHRMAEANKAFAHFAK from the coding sequence ATGCGTGGTAAACAAGCACCAAAGAGAAAAATCTATCCAGACAGCAAATACAACAATGTCGTTATTGCCAAATTTACTAACTATATTATGGAGCGCGGTAAAAAAACCACTGCTCAAAATATTATTTATAAGGCTTTTGATATTATCGCCGAAAAAACAAAGAAAAACCCCATAGAAGTTTTTGATGGAGCTATTAAAAACGTTGCTCCGCTTTTGGAAATACGTTCTCGACGTGTCGGCGGCGCTAATTATCAGATCCCTTATCCAGTTCGCGGCGATCGTCGTAATGTTTTAGCTTTTCGTTGGTTGATTACTGCTGCTAAGGCTCGTAAAGGCATGCCGATGAGCAAGTGCCTGGCGGCAGAATTTATTGATGCTTACAATAAGGAGGGCGCGGCAATCAAAAAACGCGAAGATGCTCATCGTATGGCTGAAGCAAATAAAGCTTTTGCTCATTTTGCTAAATAA
- the rpsL gene encoding 30S ribosomal protein S12, with protein MPTISQLIRHGRQAQPKKAKYAAMQSTLDTLHRKRTILPNGSPAKRGVCLKVFTRTPKKPNSALRKVARVRLSNGMEVTAYIPGEGHNLQEHSIVLVKAGRTSDLPGVRYKVIRGVYDTQGVSGRKRGRSRYGAKRDKKAAS; from the coding sequence ATGCCAACTATCAGTCAACTAATCCGTCACGGCCGACAAGCTCAGCCGAAAAAAGCTAAATACGCTGCAATGCAATCTACGTTAGACACTTTGCATCGTAAAAGAACCATATTGCCAAATGGTAGTCCTGCTAAGCGCGGCGTCTGTTTAAAAGTGTTTACCAGAACTCCGAAAAAACCAAACTCAGCGTTACGAAAAGTCGCTCGTGTTCGTTTGTCTAACGGTATGGAAGTTACCGCTTATATTCCTGGTGAAGGTCACAATTTACAGGAACACAGCATCGTGCTGGTTAAAGCCGGCAGAACCTCTGATTTGCCAGGAGTTCGTTACAAAGTAATTCGCGGTGTTTATGATACTCAAGGCGTTTCCGGTCGCAAACGCGGTCGCTCTCGCTATGGCGCCAAGAGGGATAAAAAAGCAGCTTCTTAA
- a CDS encoding YwbE family protein yields MSVEDRSKIHPGTKVLIVLKTDQPTGQLTFGIVKDILSPGRHHPRGIKVRLTNGLVGRVQELV; encoded by the coding sequence ATATCTGTCGAAGACCGTAGTAAAATACACCCCGGGACCAAGGTGCTGATTGTCCTCAAGACCGACCAGCCGACAGGTCAACTGACGTTTGGTATTGTCAAAGATATTTTGAGTCCGGGCAGGCATCATCCGCGGGGTATAAAAGTCCGGCTAACCAATGGTCTGGTGGGGAGAGTACAGGAATTGGTCTAG